A region of the Nocardia nova SH22a genome:
CGTGCTCACGGTGAGGGCCGGGCCGAAATGAGGAGGATCTACCGTTTCAGCTCGGCTTTTCGGGTCTCGCCGGGCCTGCCGGCCGGTTACTCGCGAGGGACGCCGAGACCGGCGGTCACACAGCGAACTTCCGGCAGCTGAAGCGGGCCCGGCGAGGCGAGCGGTGGGACGGCCGGGGCTAGCCGAGAAGCGCGTCGACGAAGGCGCCCGGTTCGAAGGGGGCCAGATCGTCGGCGCCCTCGCCGAGGCCGACCAGTTTCACCGGCACACCGAGTTCGTGCTGCACCTGGAAGACGATGCCGCCCTTGGCCGTGCCGTCGAGTTTGGTAAGGACCACGCCGGTGATATCGACGACCTCGGCGAAGACGCGGGCCTGGGTGAGCCCGTTCTGGCCGACGGTGGCGTCGAGGACGAGCAGAACCTCGTCCACCTCGGCCTTCTTCTCCACCACGCGCTTGACCTTGCCGAGCTCGTCCATCAGTCCGGTCTTGGTGTGCAGGCGGCCCGCGGTGTCGACCAGGACGGCGTCCACCCCCTCGGAGATCCCGGCGGTCACAGCGTCGAAGGCGACCGAGGCCGGGTCGGCGCCCTCCTTGCCGCGCACGGTGTCGGCGCCGACGCGCTCACCCCAGGTCTGCAGCTGATCGGCCGCCGCCGCGCGGAAGGTGTCGGCGGCGCCGAGCAGCACCCGGCGGCCGTCGGCGACCAGCACCCGGGCCAGTTTGCCGGTGGTGGTGGTCTTACCGGTGCCGTTCACGCCGACGACCAGCAGGATCGAGGGATGATCGGCATGCGGCAGTGCGCGGATGGAGCGATCGAGTTCGGGGCGCAACGCCTCGACCAGCACATCGCGCAGGACCTGGCGAGCCTGTTCGGAGGTGCGCACACTGCGCGCGGCCAATTCCTCCCGCAGCCGTTCCACGACGGTCGTGGTGACCGAGGTGCCGAGATCGGCCATGACCAGGGTGTCCTCGATCTCCTCCCAGGAGTCCTCGTCCAAGTCGCCGCCGCCGAGCAGGCCGAGCAGACTCTTGCCGACCGCGTTCTGCGAACGGGACAGGCGACCGCGCAGTTTGGTCAGGCGGCCGGCGGTGGGTTCGATCTCGGCGATCGCGGGTTCGGCCACCGGCGCCGCATCGGCCGGTGCGGTCGCTGGCCCGCCGTCGGTCGTGACGGGCTGCTGCGGAGCCGGGGCGATGGTGTCGTCCGGCGCGGCTTTCGGGGGTGTGGTCTCGGCGGGCGCGGTATCCGGGAGGGCGGTTTCGGCGGGCGCGGTATCAGTAGGCGCTGCCTCTGTCGGCGCTGTCTCGGCGGGGGCGGTTTCGGTGAGCGCGGTTTCGGTCGGGGTGGTGTCGGCGGGCGCGCTGTCGACCGGCGTCTCGATTTCGGTAGCGGGCTCCGCCGGTGCGGCGGCGCCGTCGGTCTCGGGCTCGGCGACCGGCGCGGTGGCGGTCGCACCGCCGGACTGCTGGTCGGTGAGGGTTTCCGGTTCCGGCAACCGCACGTCGGTGATCGTGCGGCGGGCCGAATCGCGCGGGACGGCCGCGTCGTCACCGATATGCGGCTGCCCCTCGTCGTCGGTGCGCTCGATCGGCACGGGTTCGGGGCGCGGCGGGGTGAGCGTGCCCGAACCCGCCCCGCCCTGACTGAAGCTGAAACCACCGGACGCGGTGTAGCCACCCGACCGGTCGGTCAATTCCTTGTCCTGCTCCGCGGCCGGCGCGATACTGACGCGGCGGCGCTTGTACAGGACGAAGCCGGCGACGAACGCCACCAGCAGAACGGCGACGATCGCGGCGATCAGAATCCAGGCTTGCGCAGTCACGGCCCCCATCCTGTCAGAACCCCGGGACCGCCCCGCGCCGCGGCGTGGTCACACGCCGCAGCGACGTGAAACATGTGCGTGTCACTATTTCCGTCCCGGAATCCGAGAAATCTTCCGAAGCCCCGACACGCCGACGACATCGGACGATATGCCCGTTCGGCCGCAGTTCGCCCGTCTCGGCCGCGGGCCAACCGCCCAAGGCGCGGCGAATCCAACACAGAGACAATAGGATCGGCGATGTGACCGATCGAAATGTGCTTGGAGGACCGTTGGAGGAGTGTGGCACCGATCCTCTCACCGGCTTCTACCGGGACGGGTGCTGCAGCACCGGCCCCGAGGACCTGGGCAGCCACACCGTCTGCACCGTCGTGACCCAGGACTTCCTGGAGCATCAGAAATCGATCGGCAACGATCTGCTCACACCGCGACCGGAGAACAACTTCCCCGGGCTCCAACCGGGCGACCGCTGGTGTGTGGTGGCGGTGCGCTGGCTGCACGCACACGAGGACGGCGTGGCGGCCCCGGTCGTCCTGGCGGCCACCCACGAGAACGCGCTCGAGGTCGTCCCCATGGAAACACTGCGCAAATACGCCGTCGACGTCCCCGACGACGTCAGCGATCTGCTCTGAATCATTTCCCACTCGGGTCCGCACCGATGTCGAACCGGATCGGGCCCGGCGATGGACGTCTCGCACGAAACGCCCCGTCGGCCCCACGCGAGATGTCGTCGCACCCCGCCCCGAGCACACGGAATCCACACCCGTGCCTCGTTCCGCGACCCGACGCGCCGCCGGTCAGGTTCGTGCGAGGATCCGCACCGCGGCGTTGCGCACCCCGATGGCGGGCCGGGATCCGGGAACCATCAGCGACGAGGCCAGCCGCACACCTCGATGCCTGCCCCCGATGTGCTCCCGGTGCCGGGATTCATACCGTTGCAACGCGCCGTCCGGATCGTCCGGTGCGGCGGCGAGTTCCTCGGCCAGGGTGTAGGCGCCCGCGATCGCCAGACTGGAGCCGTCACCGAACAGCGACAGACAGGACGCGGCATCCCCGACCACGGCCACCCGCCCACGGGACCACCGTGGTAGCGATACCCGGCTGACCGCGTCGAAGTACAGGTCGCCACCCTCGCGCAGGTGATCGAGGACGGCATCGAACGGCCCTGTCCTGCCGGTGAATTCGGCGAGCAGCAGACGACGGCACGCCTCGGTGTCGCGATAGTCCAGATCCGCGATGGCCGAATGCCGGAACATGAACGCCGCGATCGGACGCCCACCGGCCGGATGCACCGAGATCGACCGCCCCGGCGAGTTGTACATCACCACCTCGTCCGCACCTCCCCAGGCCCGCGGCACCGGCATGGTGGCGATGTAGATCCCCATGTGCCGCACGAGCTCCCGCTCCGCGCCGAAGGTCAGCCCGCGCACCGCCGAATGCACGCCGTCGGCGCCGACGACGTAGTCGTAGCTCCCCCGCCCGCCCGACTCGAATTCGACCGCCACCTGCCCGCCCGCTGGCCGGATCGCGGAAATCCCGTCTCCCCAACGCATCTCGGCTCGATCCCCGGAGGCGCCCGCGAGGATGCCCGCCAGGTCGGCCCGCGCGATTTCGACCGCACCGGCCGCGGAATCGCCCACCCGCATCGCCGCCACGGCCCGTCCACGCGCGTCCACGAAGGACAGACGATCGACAGCCGTTGCCGCCGCGCGCAACTCGGGAAGTATCCCCATCTCGGTCACCACCTCGAGCGCCCGATCGCGCACATCCACCGGATTCCCGCTGGACCGTTGCCCCCGCGCCCGCTCGACCACGGTCACCTCGAAACCGTTCCGGGTGAGCCAGTAGGCGAGCGTGGATCCCGCGATCCCCGCGCCCGAGATCAGCACTGTCGTCATATCCAACACCTCTCCTAAGTGGACGAAATTCGTCCGCTTAGTGTCGATGCTAGATTAAGCGGACGAGTTTCGTCCACTTACAATCGGAATCCGCACCGGAGGAAGACCGCCGATGACCCCGGAACCTGCCGGAGCTCTCCGCGCCGACGCGCGCGGCAACCGCGATCAGATCCTGCTCACCGCCCTGGAGGTCTTCGCCGAACGAGGCACCGACGTGCCGATGAAATACCTCGCCGACCGCGCCGGAGTGGGTGTCGGCACGCTCTATCGGCACTTCCCCGACCGCGACGCACTCCTGATCGCCACCGCCCGTGCCCACCTGAACCGCCTGGCGGACATGGCCGAGACCGCTGTCGCCGAGGAGCCGACCGCCTGGGCGGCACTGTGCCGATTCCTGCGGGAATGCCTGATCCTGCGCCTGGGCGCACTCGCGGACGCGATCGAGCCCGCCGTGCACGCCATGATCCGCAGCCAACCGCGGGTGGGCGAGGTCCGCACCCGCGTCACCGGCGCGCTCGCCGATATGGTCGGCCGTGCCCAGCGAGACGGGGAGCTGCGCGGCGACATCGACGCGGATGTCCTCGGCCTGCTGCTGACCACCCGGTTGCACACCCAGCCCGGCGAGTCGATCACCGCGGCCGTGGACCGGGTGCTGCCGATCCTGATCGACGGACTGCGCCCCCGAGGACCGTCGGCGCCCTGAGATGGTGGTCCGAGCACGGAGAGAACGACCACCGGCCGTCCGGTTCACGTACCGGACGAGGCGCACTCACACACGACGAGCCCGGTCGACGGTTCGGGAAGCGGCCGTTGCTCTTTCGGCGACGACCGGCTCGGCCCCCACCGCCCGGCGGCGCCGATGCGCCTTCTGACGGCAGGCGGGTGAGCAGTACCGCGCCGGGCGCCCGGTACTGGACCGGGGCAATTCCGCGGCACAGATCGGGCACCGCCCCGGGCCGGCACTTTCGTCACCCGCACCACTTCCGTTACGGCCGCCCGGGGAATTCTCCGGTTTCGTAACGGCGGATTCGGCGCGCATCGCGTCGAGCAGCATGGTGGCCGGGCGGGCCAGTTCCCGATGCGCGTTCGAAACCCGCTGGATCGCAACGCAACCGCTGAATATCGCCAGCACATCGGCCACGGTCAGATCGGCCCGCACACCCCCGGCCCGCTGCGCCGAGTCCAGCAGATGGGACAGGGCCAGGTGGAATCGGTCGCCCGCATCCTGCAGCAGCGTCCGCGGCCAGCCGTCGTCGGCGTCGAGCACATCGCACATGGCCTTGTTGCCCGGTGTCCGAGTGACCACTTCGGTACAGAAATCCAGGAAGGCCGCGGTGGGATCGGGGACATCGCGCAGGGAGAGGGCGCGGGCGGTGAGCCGGTCCATCCGCTGCTGGATCACGGCCTCGAGCAGGTCCAGTTTGGTCGGGAAGTGCCGATGGACGGTCCCCGCGCCGACCCCGGCGCGGCGCGCGATCTCCGACAGCGACACCGACATTCCGTACTCGGCGAACGCCTGCTGGGCGGCGGCCAGGACACGTGCCCGGTTGCGCCGGGCGTCGATTCGAACGGCCGATGCCGTGGGTGCCGGTGCGTTCATGGCGTTACGAAACCCCTTCACCGGCCGCTGGCAGGCGGGCCGGTCGCGTTCCTATCGTGCAGATACGGGTTGACCAACCCGATTCTATCGAAAGGCACACGCGACCATGTCAGACAACAGCGACCTCGTACTCGTCACCGGCGCGACCGGCACGCAGGGCGGCGCCACCGCTCGCGCACTGCTCTCGCGCAAGATCCCGGTCCGCGCCCTGGTCCGCGACCCCGCCGCCGCGGCTGCGCGGGAACTGGCCGAACTCGGCGCGGAACTGGCCGTCGGCGACTTCGACGAACCGGCCACCCTCGCGGCGGCAGTCGCCGGAACGCACGGCGTCTTCCTCGTCCCACCGGCCGCCTTCGGCCCCGACGGCTGGGATGTCGATCTCGAGGCGACCCGGGGACTCGCCCTGATCGATGCCGCCCGGCACGCCGGAACCGACCACATCGTGTTCACCGGAGTCGCCTCCTTCGACAACGAAATCTCTTGGGGCAGCGCCGGAAAGCGGCAGATCGAACAGGCGCTCGCGGACAGCGGCCTGCGATATACCGTGCTGCGCCCGGTCCGGTTCATGGAGAACTACCTGGCGCAGGGATTGCCGCTCGACGGATTCGCCGACGGTGTGAACACCCACCTGTTCCCCTCGGATCGCCCGGCGCAGATGATCGCGGTCGACGATATCGCTGCCGTGGCCGCGATCGCCTTCGCCGATCCGGCGCGCTTCACCGGGCAGACCCTCGAACTCGCGGGCGATGCCGTGGCCCCTGCCGACGCCATGGCGCTGATCTCCCGTGCGACCGGATATCCGGTGCGGTACAACGAGATCACCGAGGCGCAGGCCGACGCGCTCGGTGAGCAGATCGGCAACACCTGGCGCCTGACCCATCAGGGCCACGGCTGGCACGCCGACATCGAGCAGGTACGCCGGATCCACCCCGGCCTGCAAACGCTGGAAACCTGGCTGACCACCACCGGCGCCGCGGCCCTGAAGCAACGACTGGGCGGCTGAGGCGTCAGCTCGCGCGGACGGATTCGATGATCTGTTCGGCCTGGGCGGAACCCACCGACCCCGGTGTTCCCTGATCGGTGAGGATGGTCAGGACCAGCACCTGGCTCTGGGGGCCGATGAAGCCGAAGCTGTAGATCGCATAGGCGTTGGCAACGCATCCAGGTTGTTTCGGCGTCCACGGCCCGGAGGTCTGCGCTCGCATCCCCTGGATTCCGGATTTCGTGGTGACCTGCTGCATCGGACCCAGCGACCCGCCGGTCGGGTCCGAGTAACCGCCCTGGGCTGCGATCTGTACCGCCGCGGTCGCGAGGCCGGCCGGATCCGAATTGGTCGCGGCACTGATGAAAGCCTCGGCGCGGGCTGCCGAGCCGGGACAGTAGTGATCGCCCTCGGTGGCCCGCCCGCCTCCCGCCAGCACACCCTTCGCACCGCTGTAGAAGCCGGTCTCGTACTCGCCGGAGACCTGCCAGCCGGCTGGGACGTCGTAGACGACCCCATGGGTGCCATCGACGACCGGCAGGAAACCTGGGGCGAGCGCCGTGACGCCCGTCGTGGTCGCCGGTGCGGAGGCCGAGGTACCGGTCGCGGCCTCATCCGACGACGTGTCACGGTCGAGGGCGATCGCCGCGACCACGCCACCACCGATCAGCACCACGGCGACCAGCGCGATGGCGACGAACATGCCGGTCCGATTCCGACGCGGCGGCTGGGCGTATCCGTATCCCGGAACCGGCTGCTGCCCGCCGTAATTCGGAGCGTAGCCGGGTTGGTAGCCCGGCGGCGGAAACCCGGGCTGGGCGCCGGTGTACTGCCCGGCCGCGGGCGGCCCGTAGGACGGCGGTTGATGACCACCGGGATACGCGCCACCCGGGTACGCATGGGGCTGCCGTTGTGCATCGGCGGCGGGTCCGTCCGGCGCCGAGGTTTCCAGTTCCTCCCACCAACGGTCGTTGTCGTCTGCCAATTTATTTGTCCGGTTCCTTCGTCAGCGGTACGGCCGTCAGCTCGACGCGCCCACCAGATCCTGGCCGCGCAGCCGCTGCGAGATGACCTGGGTGATGCCGTCACCACGCATACTGACGCCGTAGAGCGCGTCGGCGATCTCCATGGTCGGCTTCTGGTGGGTGATCACGATCAGCTGCGACTTCTCCCGCAACTGCTCGAACAGGCCGATGAGGCGGCGCAGGTTGGTGTCGTCGAGTGCCGCCTCGACCTCGTCCATCACATAGAACGGCGAGGGCCGCGCACGGAAGATCGACACCAGGAAGGCCACGGCCGCAAGGGATTTCTCACCACCGGACAGCAGCGACAGGCGCTTGACCTTCTTTCCGGGCGGCCGGGCCTCCACCTCGATTCCGGTGGTGAGCATGTCGCTGGGATCGGTCAGCAGCAACCGGCCCTCGCCGCCCGGGAACAGCCGTCCGAAGACCCCCACGAATTCGCGCTCCACATCCTCGTAGGCCTCGGTGAACACCTGCAGGATGCGGGCATCGACCTCGGCGACCACGTCGAGCAGATCCTGGCGGGCCTTCTTCACGTCCTCGAGCTGAGTGGACAGGAAGTTGTAGCGTTCCTCGAGCGCCGCGAACTCCTCGAGCGCCAGCGGATTGACCTTGCCGAGGGTGGTGAGGTCCTTCTCGGCGCGTTTGACGCGGCGTTCCTGGGTGGCGCGGTCGTAGGGCATCGGCTGCGGCGGGCTGACCTGGTCGCCGCGCTCGCGGGCCTGCTCGTACTCCTGCAACTCCAGCGCGGTGGGCGGCATGGGGACGTGCGGGCCGTATTCGGCGATCAGTTCGTCCAGCGCGATACCGAACTGATCGGCGATGGTCGTTTCCAATTGTTCGATGCGCAGGGCGGATTGGGCACGGGCGACCTCGTCGCGGTGGACCGCGTCGGTCAGCTGGGTGAGCTGGGTGGTCAGGGCGCGCACCCGTTCTTTGGTCTGGTCGACCTGCCCGGCGCATTCGGTGCGCCGGCGCACCAGGTCGTCGCGCCGCGCGGCGGCCTCACCGACCACGGTCTCCAGCTCGGCGGCGATCCGCTCGGCGGATTGGGCGACCACCGCCGCGAGTTCGGCGGCCCGGCGGCGCGCGGTCTGGGCGCGTTCGGCCCGGGCCCGGGTCTCGCGTTCGGCGCGGGCGGCGCGGCGCAGCGAATCCGCCTTGCCCCGTACCGATTCCGCGCGTTCCTCCGCAGTGCGCACCGACAGCCGCGCCTCGACCTCCATGGCCCGCGCCTCGGCCAGCGCGGCCGCGGCCTGTTCGCGTTCCTGTCCGGCGGCGTCGGTTCCGGCGTCGGCATCGGAGTCCAGATCCGACTGTTCGGACTCGGCGTGGCGCAATCGGCTCTCGAGCTCGGCCAGTGCGGTCAGATTCTCGTCGCGGGCCGCCTCGGCGGCGGCGCGCTGGGTCAGCAATCGCTCGTAGTCGCCACGGGCGTCGCGGGCCGTGGCACCCAGCCGCCCGAGGCGGTCGTAGATGGCGACCATGGCCTGATCGGATTCGTGCAAGGCCAGGAGTGCCTGGTCGACGGCCTGCTTGCGATCGTCCTGCTCGGCCAGCGCACCCGACAACGCCGCCTCGAATTCCTCGGCGTGACGCTGCCAGGACTCGAGTTCGGCGGTAGCGGTGTCTATGTCGGCCTGCACCTCGAGCTGGCTGGGCGCACGATCGGAACCACCGAGCACCCAGCCCGATCCGCTCAGGTCACCGTCGCGGGTCACCACCCGCAATTCCGGCCGGGCGGAAAGGACTTCGGCGGCGGCAGCCAGATCGTCGACGACGACCGTACCGGCGGTCAGTGCCGCGACCGCGCCGCGCAACCGGTCCGGATACTCGACCACATCGGCGAGACGGCGTGCGCCCGCGGGCAATTCGGCCGTGGCCGCGTCGTCGCCGGGCCGCGCCGCGCCACCGTAGACCAGCGCCGCCCGGCCACCGTCGGCCTCCTTGAGCGCCCGCACGGCGGCGTGCGCGGTGTGATCGGTGTCCGCGGCCACGGCATCCGCGATGGGGCCCAGCGCGGCGGCGACCGCGGCCTCGAATCCGCTGTGCGCCCGCACCATTCCCGACAGCGGGCCGAGCAGTCCGTCCTGCCGGTTGTCCAGTAGCCAGGCCCCGCCGTCGCGGCGGCTCAGGCCCATCGTGAGCGCCTCGATACGGGCGGTCAGCGATGCGACCTTCTTGCCCGCCTCGCGATCGCGTTCGCGCAGTTCGTTCACCCGCGCGTCGACCATCTCGAGGGCCTGCGCGGCGTGCTCGTAGGCCGCGTCCAGACCTTCCTCACCGGCGTCGAGTTCACTCAATTCCGCTTGGACCGACTCGAATTCGGCCTCGGCGGCATCGCCGCGCTCGCGGGCGCCCGCCAATCCCTCCGACAGCCGCGCGATATCGCCCTCGGCCGATTGGGCGCGATGGCGCAGATTGTCGACCTGACCGGACAGCCGGACCAGGCCCTCACGCCGGTCGGCGATGGCGCGCACCGCCGCCAGATGCGCCTGTTCGGCGGCCTTGGCGGCCTGTTCGCGATCGATCAGCATGTCCCGGGCGGCCTCGAGCGTCGCCGAGGCCACCTCGACCGCTTCGAGCAGTTCCGCCTCCTCGGCCTGCACCCGGTCGGCCTCGGCCTCGAGCTGTTCGGGATCGCGGCCGGTTCCGGTGGGCTGTTCGATGGCGAGATTGCGGGCCCGGTCACGCGCGATGCGAATGGTCGCATTGACCCGCTCCACCAGGGCGGACAGCTGGAACCAGGTCTGGGCTGCCGCCTCGGCGCCCGGGGTGAGCCGCGACAGCTGGAATTCCTGTTGTGCCAGCGCCGCATTCGAGGCGTCGAGTTCGGCCTGCACGGTGATCTGCTGTTCGCGGGCGTAGGCCTCTTTGCTCTGCTGGCTCTCCAGTTCGCGGCGGCGCGCCACCAGATCGTCGGCGGCCAGTCGCAGGCGGGCATCGCGCAGATCCGCCTGCACGGTCGCCGCCCGCCGCGCCACCTCGGCCTGGCGACCGAGCGGTTTGAGCTGGCGACGCAGTTCGGTGGTGAGGTCGGTCAGGCGGGCCAGATTGGCCTGCATGGCGTCGAGTTTGCGGACCGCCTTCTCTTTGCGCTTGCGGTGTTTGAGCACACCCGCGGCCTCCTCGATGAAGGCCCGCCGGTCCTCGGGACGCGATTCCAGGATCGCCGACAGCTGTCCCTGGCCGACGATGACGTGCATCTCCCGGCCGATACCGGAGTCCGACAGCAGTTCCTGCACATCCATGAGGCGGCAGGAATTGCCGTTGATCTCGTACTCACCGGCGCCGTCGCGGAACATTCGCCGGGTGATCGAGACCTCGGAGTAGTCGATCGGCAGCGCGCCGTCGGAGTTGTCGATGGTGAGGGTGACCTCCGCGCGGCCCAGCGGCGCGCGGCCCGAGGTGCCCGCGAAGATGACGTCCTGCATCTTCCCGCCGCGCAGCGCCTTGGCGCCCTGCTCGCCCATCACCCAGGTCAGCGCGTCGACGACATTCGATTTGCCCGAGCCGTTCGGGCCCACCACACAGGTGATGCCGGGCTCGAGCCGCAGCGTCGTAGCGGACGCGAAGGATTTGAATCCCTTCAGCGTCAGACTCTTCAGGTGCACAGTCGGTCAGGCTACCCGGTCAAACCGCGTTGCCGGTCGGATGCCGGGCCCTGACCGTCACCGTGGCACCACCTCCACGCCGCGCCGCCCGACCCAATAAGTTAACGACCATTTGCGCTCTGGTATGACTGAATGAGAAGGTGGAAGCCCATTTACCGTACAAGGAGTTCTTCGTGAATCTGGACTGGTCACCCACCGATCTGGCGTTTCGCGACGAGGTGCGGCGCTTCCTGGACGAGAATCTGACTCCGGAGATACGCCGGGCCGGTCAGCTCGCCACCAGCGTGTATCCGGATCACGAGGCCAGCATGCAGTGGCAGCACATCCTGCACGACCGCGGCTGGGCGGCGCCGGCCTGGCCGGTCGCCCACGGCGGCTGCGACTGGAGCATGACGCAGCACTACATCTTCGATCGTGAATCCACCCTCGCGGGCGCTCCCGCACTTTCGCCGATGGGTATCCGGATGGTCGCGCACGCGATCATCGCCTTCGGCACTGCGGAGCAGAAGGACTACTTCCTGCCGCGGATCCTGACCGGCGAGGTTTTCTTCTGCCAGGGGTACTCCGAGCCCGAGGCCGGATCGGATCTGGCCTCGCTGACGATGGCCGCGGTCTCCGACGGCGACGATCTGGTGTGCACCGGCTCCAAGATCTGGACCACCCACGCCACCGAGGCGAACTGGATCTTCGCGCTGGTCCGCACCTCGAAGCTGGAACGCAAGCAGCAGGGCATCACCTTCGTGCTGATCCCGATGGACACCCCCGGTATCGAGATCCGCCCGCTGGTCATGACCTCCGGTGAGCAGGTTCAGAACCAGGTGTTCTTCGATCAGGTGCGGGTGTCGAAGTCCAATGTCATCGGCCGCGTCGACGAGGGCTGGACCGTCGCCAAACATCTGCTGAACTTCGAACGCGGCGGCTCCGCCTACGGTCCGGCGTTGCAGGTGATGGCCGAGTCGCTGGCCGCGCACGCCGCCGACCAGCCCGGTTTCGCCGGTGGCAGCCTGCTCGACGAGCCGTCGTTCGCGGCGAAGCTGGCCGATGCCCGCATCCGCGCGGACGTTCTGGAGATCCTCGAGTACCGCACCATGTCGGCCATCTCGCGGGGTAAGGATCCGGGCCCGGCCGCGTCCACGATCAAGATCCTCGGCACCGAACTGAGCCAGCAGCTCACCGAACTGGCGCTCGAGGCGGCCGGTCCGCGGGGCCGCGCCTATCAGCCGCATGCCGCGATGCCGGGTGGTCCGGTCGCCGATTTCGTGCCGC
Encoded here:
- the ftsY gene encoding signal recognition particle-docking protein FtsY — protein: MGAVTAQAWILIAAIVAVLLVAFVAGFVLYKRRRVSIAPAAEQDKELTDRSGGYTASGGFSFSQGGAGSGTLTPPRPEPVPIERTDDEGQPHIGDDAAVPRDSARRTITDVRLPEPETLTDQQSGGATATAPVAEPETDGAAAPAEPATEIETPVDSAPADTTPTETALTETAPAETAPTEAAPTDTAPAETALPDTAPAETTPPKAAPDDTIAPAPQQPVTTDGGPATAPADAAPVAEPAIAEIEPTAGRLTKLRGRLSRSQNAVGKSLLGLLGGGDLDEDSWEEIEDTLVMADLGTSVTTTVVERLREELAARSVRTSEQARQVLRDVLVEALRPELDRSIRALPHADHPSILLVVGVNGTGKTTTTGKLARVLVADGRRVLLGAADTFRAAAADQLQTWGERVGADTVRGKEGADPASVAFDAVTAGISEGVDAVLVDTAGRLHTKTGLMDELGKVKRVVEKKAEVDEVLLVLDATVGQNGLTQARVFAEVVDITGVVLTKLDGTAKGGIVFQVQHELGVPVKLVGLGEGADDLAPFEPGAFVDALLG
- a CDS encoding DUF2237 family protein — translated: MTDRNVLGGPLEECGTDPLTGFYRDGCCSTGPEDLGSHTVCTVVTQDFLEHQKSIGNDLLTPRPENNFPGLQPGDRWCVVAVRWLHAHEDGVAAPVVLAATHENALEVVPMETLRKYAVDVPDDVSDLL
- a CDS encoding FAD-dependent monooxygenase → MTTVLISGAGIAGSTLAYWLTRNGFEVTVVERARGQRSSGNPVDVRDRALEVVTEMGILPELRAAATAVDRLSFVDARGRAVAAMRVGDSAAGAVEIARADLAGILAGASGDRAEMRWGDGISAIRPAGGQVAVEFESGGRGSYDYVVGADGVHSAVRGLTFGAERELVRHMGIYIATMPVPRAWGGADEVVMYNSPGRSISVHPAGGRPIAAFMFRHSAIADLDYRDTEACRRLLLAEFTGRTGPFDAVLDHLREGGDLYFDAVSRVSLPRWSRGRVAVVGDAASCLSLFGDGSSLAIAGAYTLAEELAAAPDDPDGALQRYESRHREHIGGRHRGVRLASSLMVPGSRPAIGVRNAAVRILART
- a CDS encoding TetR/AcrR family transcriptional regulator, with the translated sequence MTPEPAGALRADARGNRDQILLTALEVFAERGTDVPMKYLADRAGVGVGTLYRHFPDRDALLIATARAHLNRLADMAETAVAEEPTAWAALCRFLRECLILRLGALADAIEPAVHAMIRSQPRVGEVRTRVTGALADMVGRAQRDGELRGDIDADVLGLLLTTRLHTQPGESITAAVDRVLPILIDGLRPRGPSAP
- a CDS encoding TetR/AcrR family transcriptional regulator — encoded protein: MNAPAPTASAVRIDARRNRARVLAAAQQAFAEYGMSVSLSEIARRAGVGAGTVHRHFPTKLDLLEAVIQQRMDRLTARALSLRDVPDPTAAFLDFCTEVVTRTPGNKAMCDVLDADDGWPRTLLQDAGDRFHLALSHLLDSAQRAGGVRADLTVADVLAIFSGCVAIQRVSNAHRELARPATMLLDAMRAESAVTKPENSPGGRNGSGAGDESAGPGRCPICAAELPRSSTGRPARYCSPACRQKAHRRRRAVGAEPVVAERATAASRTVDRARRV
- a CDS encoding NmrA family NAD(P)-binding protein translates to MSDNSDLVLVTGATGTQGGATARALLSRKIPVRALVRDPAAAAARELAELGAELAVGDFDEPATLAAAVAGTHGVFLVPPAAFGPDGWDVDLEATRGLALIDAARHAGTDHIVFTGVASFDNEISWGSAGKRQIEQALADSGLRYTVLRPVRFMENYLAQGLPLDGFADGVNTHLFPSDRPAQMIAVDDIAAVAAIAFADPARFTGQTLELAGDAVAPADAMALISRATGYPVRYNEITEAQADALGEQIGNTWRLTHQGHGWHADIEQVRRIHPGLQTLETWLTTTGAAALKQRLGG
- the smc gene encoding chromosome segregation protein SMC; amino-acid sequence: MHLKSLTLKGFKSFASATTLRLEPGITCVVGPNGSGKSNVVDALTWVMGEQGAKALRGGKMQDVIFAGTSGRAPLGRAEVTLTIDNSDGALPIDYSEVSITRRMFRDGAGEYEINGNSCRLMDVQELLSDSGIGREMHVIVGQGQLSAILESRPEDRRAFIEEAAGVLKHRKRKEKAVRKLDAMQANLARLTDLTTELRRQLKPLGRQAEVARRAATVQADLRDARLRLAADDLVARRRELESQQSKEAYAREQQITVQAELDASNAALAQQEFQLSRLTPGAEAAAQTWFQLSALVERVNATIRIARDRARNLAIEQPTGTGRDPEQLEAEADRVQAEEAELLEAVEVASATLEAARDMLIDREQAAKAAEQAHLAAVRAIADRREGLVRLSGQVDNLRHRAQSAEGDIARLSEGLAGARERGDAAEAEFESVQAELSELDAGEEGLDAAYEHAAQALEMVDARVNELRERDREAGKKVASLTARIEALTMGLSRRDGGAWLLDNRQDGLLGPLSGMVRAHSGFEAAVAAALGPIADAVAADTDHTAHAAVRALKEADGGRAALVYGGAARPGDDAATAELPAGARRLADVVEYPDRLRGAVAALTAGTVVVDDLAAAAEVLSARPELRVVTRDGDLSGSGWVLGGSDRAPSQLEVQADIDTATAELESWQRHAEEFEAALSGALAEQDDRKQAVDQALLALHESDQAMVAIYDRLGRLGATARDARGDYERLLTQRAAAEAARDENLTALAELESRLRHAESEQSDLDSDADAGTDAAGQEREQAAAALAEARAMEVEARLSVRTAEERAESVRGKADSLRRAARAERETRARAERAQTARRRAAELAAVVAQSAERIAAELETVVGEAAARRDDLVRRRTECAGQVDQTKERVRALTTQLTQLTDAVHRDEVARAQSALRIEQLETTIADQFGIALDELIAEYGPHVPMPPTALELQEYEQARERGDQVSPPQPMPYDRATQERRVKRAEKDLTTLGKVNPLALEEFAALEERYNFLSTQLEDVKKARQDLLDVVAEVDARILQVFTEAYEDVEREFVGVFGRLFPGGEGRLLLTDPSDMLTTGIEVEARPPGKKVKRLSLLSGGEKSLAAVAFLVSIFRARPSPFYVMDEVEAALDDTNLRRLIGLFEQLREKSQLIVITHQKPTMEIADALYGVSMRGDGITQVISQRLRGQDLVGASS